In one window of Mus pahari chromosome 3, PAHARI_EIJ_v1.1, whole genome shotgun sequence DNA:
- the Smox gene encoding spermine oxidase isoform X2: MQSCESSGDSADDPLSRGLRRRGQPRVVVIGAGLAGLAAARALLEQGFTDVTVLEASSHIGGRVQSVRLDATFELGATWIHGSHGNPIYQLAEANGLLEETTDGERSVGRISLYSKNGVACYLTNRGRRIPKDVVEEFSDLYNEVYNLTQEFFRHGKPVNAESQNSVGVFTREKVRNRIRDDPDDTEATKRLKLAMIQQYLKVESCESSSHSIDEVSLSAFGEWTEIPGAHHIIPSGFMRVVELLAEGIPPHVIQLGKPVRCIHWDQASARPRGPEIEPRGEGDHNHDTGEGGQSGENPQQGRWDEDEQWPVVVECEDCEVIPADHVIVTVSLGVLKRQYTSFFRPCLPTEKVAAIHRLGIGTTDKIFLEFEEPFWGPECNSLQFVWEDEAESCTLTYPPELWYRKICGFDVLYPPERYGHVLSGWICGEEALVMEKCDDEAVAEICTEMLRQFTGNPNIPKPRRILRSAWGSNPYFRGSYSYTQVGSSGADVEKLAKPLPYTESSKTAHRSSTKQQPGHLLSSKCPEQSLHPSRGSIKPMQVLFSGEATHRKYYSTTHGALLSGQREAARLIEMYRDLFQQGP, from the exons ATGCAAAGTTGTGAATCCAGTGGCGACAGTGCGGATGACCCTCTCAGTCGTGGCCTACGGAGAAGGGGACAGCCTCGTGTGGTGGTGATCGGTGCTGGCTTGGCTGGCCTGGCTGCAGCTAGAGCACTTCTGGAGCAGGGCTTCACGGATGTCACTGTGCTTGAGGCTTCCAGCCACATTGGGGGCCGTGTGCAGAGTGTGAGACTCG ACGCCACCTTTGAGCTGGGAGCCACCTGGATCCATGGATCCCACGGGAATCCCATCTATCAACTAGCAGAAGCCAATGGCCTTTTGGAAGAGACAACGGATGGGGAGCGCAGTGTGGGCCGCATCAGCCTCTACTCCAAGAATGGCGTGGCCTGCTACCTTACCAACCGTGGCCGCCGCATCCCCAAGGACGTGGTTGAGGAATTCAGCGATTTATACAACGAG GTCTATAACTTGACCCAGGAGTTCTTCCGGCATGGTAAACCAGTCAACGCTGAGAGTCAGAACAGCGTCGGGGTGTTCACCCGGGAGAAGGTGCGGAATCGCATCAGGGATGACCCTGACGACACAGAGGCCACCAAGCGCCTGAAGCTCGCCATGATCCAGCAGTACCTGAAG GTGGAGAGCTGTGAGAGCAGCTCCCACAGCATAGATGAAGTGTCCCTGAGCGCCTTTGGAGAATGGACGGAGATCCCAGGCGCCCATCACATCATCCCCTCGGGCTTCATGCGAGTTGTGGAGCTGCTGGCTGAGGGCATTCCTCCACACGTCATCCAGCTGGGGAAGCCCGTCCGTTGCATCCACTGGGACCAGGCCTCGGCTCGCCCCCGGGGTCCTGAGATCGAGCCCCGCGGTGAGGGTGATCACAATCACGACACTGGGGAGGGTGGCCAGAGTGGAGAGAATCCCCAGCAGGGGAGGTGGGACGAGGATGAGCAGTGGCCTGTAGTCGTGGAGTGCGAGGATTGCGAGGTGATCCCAGCGGACCACGTGATTGTGACCGTTTCGCTGGGCGTGCTCAAGAGGCAGTACACCAGTTTCTTTAGGCCATGCCTGCCCACGGAGAAGGTGGCCGCCATCCACCGCCTGGGTATCGGTACCACTGACAAGATCTTCCTTGAATTCGAGGAGCCCTTTTGGGGCCCCGAGTGCAACAGCCTGCAGTTCGTGtgggaggatgaggcagagaGCTGTACCCTCACCTACCCACCTGAGCTCTGGTACCGCAAGATCTGTGGCTTCGATGTCCTTTACCCACCAGAGCGCTATGGCCACGTGCTGAGTGGCTGGATCTGTGGGGAGGAGGCTCTCGTCATGGAGAAGTGTGATGACGAGGCTGTAGCTGAGATCTGCACAGAGATGCTTCGACAGTTCACAG GGAACCCCAATATACCAAAACCTAGGCGAATCCTGCGCTCAGCCTGGGGCAGCAACCCATACTTCCGGGGTTCCTATTCCTACACACAGGTGGGCTCCAGTGGGGCGGATGTGGAGAAGCTAGCCAAGCCCCTGCCCTACACAGAGAGCTCCAAGACAGCG CATAGAAGCTCCACAAAGCAGCAGCCTGGTCACCTTTTATCATCCAAGTGCCCAGAACAATCCCTGCACCCTAGTAGGGGCTCCATAAAG CCCATGCAGGTGCTCTTCTCCGGGGAGGCCACACATCGCAAGTACTACTCCACCACCCACGGTGCTCTGCTCTCTGGCCAGCGCGAGGCCGCCCGGCTCATTGAGATGTACCGAGACCTCTTCCAGCAGGGGCCCTGA
- the Smox gene encoding spermine oxidase isoform X1, giving the protein MQSCESSGDSADDPLSRGLRRRGQPRVVVIGAGLAGLAAARALLEQGFTDVTVLEASSHIGGRVQSVRLGDATFELGATWIHGSHGNPIYQLAEANGLLEETTDGERSVGRISLYSKNGVACYLTNRGRRIPKDVVEEFSDLYNEVYNLTQEFFRHGKPVNAESQNSVGVFTREKVRNRIRDDPDDTEATKRLKLAMIQQYLKVESCESSSHSIDEVSLSAFGEWTEIPGAHHIIPSGFMRVVELLAEGIPPHVIQLGKPVRCIHWDQASARPRGPEIEPRGEGDHNHDTGEGGQSGENPQQGRWDEDEQWPVVVECEDCEVIPADHVIVTVSLGVLKRQYTSFFRPCLPTEKVAAIHRLGIGTTDKIFLEFEEPFWGPECNSLQFVWEDEAESCTLTYPPELWYRKICGFDVLYPPERYGHVLSGWICGEEALVMEKCDDEAVAEICTEMLRQFTGNPNIPKPRRILRSAWGSNPYFRGSYSYTQVGSSGADVEKLAKPLPYTESSKTAHRSSTKQQPGHLLSSKCPEQSLHPSRGSIKPMQVLFSGEATHRKYYSTTHGALLSGQREAARLIEMYRDLFQQGP; this is encoded by the exons ATGCAAAGTTGTGAATCCAGTGGCGACAGTGCGGATGACCCTCTCAGTCGTGGCCTACGGAGAAGGGGACAGCCTCGTGTGGTGGTGATCGGTGCTGGCTTGGCTGGCCTGGCTGCAGCTAGAGCACTTCTGGAGCAGGGCTTCACGGATGTCACTGTGCTTGAGGCTTCCAGCCACATTGGGGGCCGTGTGCAGAGTGTGAGACTCG GAGACGCCACCTTTGAGCTGGGAGCCACCTGGATCCATGGATCCCACGGGAATCCCATCTATCAACTAGCAGAAGCCAATGGCCTTTTGGAAGAGACAACGGATGGGGAGCGCAGTGTGGGCCGCATCAGCCTCTACTCCAAGAATGGCGTGGCCTGCTACCTTACCAACCGTGGCCGCCGCATCCCCAAGGACGTGGTTGAGGAATTCAGCGATTTATACAACGAG GTCTATAACTTGACCCAGGAGTTCTTCCGGCATGGTAAACCAGTCAACGCTGAGAGTCAGAACAGCGTCGGGGTGTTCACCCGGGAGAAGGTGCGGAATCGCATCAGGGATGACCCTGACGACACAGAGGCCACCAAGCGCCTGAAGCTCGCCATGATCCAGCAGTACCTGAAG GTGGAGAGCTGTGAGAGCAGCTCCCACAGCATAGATGAAGTGTCCCTGAGCGCCTTTGGAGAATGGACGGAGATCCCAGGCGCCCATCACATCATCCCCTCGGGCTTCATGCGAGTTGTGGAGCTGCTGGCTGAGGGCATTCCTCCACACGTCATCCAGCTGGGGAAGCCCGTCCGTTGCATCCACTGGGACCAGGCCTCGGCTCGCCCCCGGGGTCCTGAGATCGAGCCCCGCGGTGAGGGTGATCACAATCACGACACTGGGGAGGGTGGCCAGAGTGGAGAGAATCCCCAGCAGGGGAGGTGGGACGAGGATGAGCAGTGGCCTGTAGTCGTGGAGTGCGAGGATTGCGAGGTGATCCCAGCGGACCACGTGATTGTGACCGTTTCGCTGGGCGTGCTCAAGAGGCAGTACACCAGTTTCTTTAGGCCATGCCTGCCCACGGAGAAGGTGGCCGCCATCCACCGCCTGGGTATCGGTACCACTGACAAGATCTTCCTTGAATTCGAGGAGCCCTTTTGGGGCCCCGAGTGCAACAGCCTGCAGTTCGTGtgggaggatgaggcagagaGCTGTACCCTCACCTACCCACCTGAGCTCTGGTACCGCAAGATCTGTGGCTTCGATGTCCTTTACCCACCAGAGCGCTATGGCCACGTGCTGAGTGGCTGGATCTGTGGGGAGGAGGCTCTCGTCATGGAGAAGTGTGATGACGAGGCTGTAGCTGAGATCTGCACAGAGATGCTTCGACAGTTCACAG GGAACCCCAATATACCAAAACCTAGGCGAATCCTGCGCTCAGCCTGGGGCAGCAACCCATACTTCCGGGGTTCCTATTCCTACACACAGGTGGGCTCCAGTGGGGCGGATGTGGAGAAGCTAGCCAAGCCCCTGCCCTACACAGAGAGCTCCAAGACAGCG CATAGAAGCTCCACAAAGCAGCAGCCTGGTCACCTTTTATCATCCAAGTGCCCAGAACAATCCCTGCACCCTAGTAGGGGCTCCATAAAG CCCATGCAGGTGCTCTTCTCCGGGGAGGCCACACATCGCAAGTACTACTCCACCACCCACGGTGCTCTGCTCTCTGGCCAGCGCGAGGCCGCCCGGCTCATTGAGATGTACCGAGACCTCTTCCAGCAGGGGCCCTGA
- the Smox gene encoding spermine oxidase isoform X3: MQSCESSGDSADDPLSRGLRRRGQPRVVVIGAGLAGLAAARALLEQGFTDVTVLEASSHIGGRVQSVRLGDATFELGATWIHGSHGNPIYQLAEANGLLEETTDGERSVGRISLYSKNGVACYLTNRGRRIPKDVVEEFSDLYNEVYNLTQEFFRHGKPVNAESQNSVGVFTREKVRNRIRDDPDDTEATKRLKLAMIQQYLKVESCESSSHSIDEVSLSAFGEWTEIPGAHHIIPSGFMRVVELLAEGIPPHVIQLGKPVRCIHWDQASARPRGPEIEPRGEGDHNHDTGEGGQSGENPQQGRWDEDEQWPVVVECEDCEVIPADHVIVTVSLGVLKRQYTSFFRPCLPTEKVAAIHRLGIGTTDKIFLEFEEPFWGPECNSLQFVWEDEAESCTLTYPPELWYRKICGFDVLYPPERYGHVLSGWICGEEALVMEKCDDEAVAEICTEMLRQFTGNPNIPKPRRILRSAWGSNPYFRGSYSYTQVGSSGADVEKLAKPLPYTESSKTAPMQVLFSGEATHRKYYSTTHGALLSGQREAARLIEMYRDLFQQGP; encoded by the exons ATGCAAAGTTGTGAATCCAGTGGCGACAGTGCGGATGACCCTCTCAGTCGTGGCCTACGGAGAAGGGGACAGCCTCGTGTGGTGGTGATCGGTGCTGGCTTGGCTGGCCTGGCTGCAGCTAGAGCACTTCTGGAGCAGGGCTTCACGGATGTCACTGTGCTTGAGGCTTCCAGCCACATTGGGGGCCGTGTGCAGAGTGTGAGACTCG GAGACGCCACCTTTGAGCTGGGAGCCACCTGGATCCATGGATCCCACGGGAATCCCATCTATCAACTAGCAGAAGCCAATGGCCTTTTGGAAGAGACAACGGATGGGGAGCGCAGTGTGGGCCGCATCAGCCTCTACTCCAAGAATGGCGTGGCCTGCTACCTTACCAACCGTGGCCGCCGCATCCCCAAGGACGTGGTTGAGGAATTCAGCGATTTATACAACGAG GTCTATAACTTGACCCAGGAGTTCTTCCGGCATGGTAAACCAGTCAACGCTGAGAGTCAGAACAGCGTCGGGGTGTTCACCCGGGAGAAGGTGCGGAATCGCATCAGGGATGACCCTGACGACACAGAGGCCACCAAGCGCCTGAAGCTCGCCATGATCCAGCAGTACCTGAAG GTGGAGAGCTGTGAGAGCAGCTCCCACAGCATAGATGAAGTGTCCCTGAGCGCCTTTGGAGAATGGACGGAGATCCCAGGCGCCCATCACATCATCCCCTCGGGCTTCATGCGAGTTGTGGAGCTGCTGGCTGAGGGCATTCCTCCACACGTCATCCAGCTGGGGAAGCCCGTCCGTTGCATCCACTGGGACCAGGCCTCGGCTCGCCCCCGGGGTCCTGAGATCGAGCCCCGCGGTGAGGGTGATCACAATCACGACACTGGGGAGGGTGGCCAGAGTGGAGAGAATCCCCAGCAGGGGAGGTGGGACGAGGATGAGCAGTGGCCTGTAGTCGTGGAGTGCGAGGATTGCGAGGTGATCCCAGCGGACCACGTGATTGTGACCGTTTCGCTGGGCGTGCTCAAGAGGCAGTACACCAGTTTCTTTAGGCCATGCCTGCCCACGGAGAAGGTGGCCGCCATCCACCGCCTGGGTATCGGTACCACTGACAAGATCTTCCTTGAATTCGAGGAGCCCTTTTGGGGCCCCGAGTGCAACAGCCTGCAGTTCGTGtgggaggatgaggcagagaGCTGTACCCTCACCTACCCACCTGAGCTCTGGTACCGCAAGATCTGTGGCTTCGATGTCCTTTACCCACCAGAGCGCTATGGCCACGTGCTGAGTGGCTGGATCTGTGGGGAGGAGGCTCTCGTCATGGAGAAGTGTGATGACGAGGCTGTAGCTGAGATCTGCACAGAGATGCTTCGACAGTTCACAG GGAACCCCAATATACCAAAACCTAGGCGAATCCTGCGCTCAGCCTGGGGCAGCAACCCATACTTCCGGGGTTCCTATTCCTACACACAGGTGGGCTCCAGTGGGGCGGATGTGGAGAAGCTAGCCAAGCCCCTGCCCTACACAGAGAGCTCCAAGACAGCG CCCATGCAGGTGCTCTTCTCCGGGGAGGCCACACATCGCAAGTACTACTCCACCACCCACGGTGCTCTGCTCTCTGGCCAGCGCGAGGCCGCCCGGCTCATTGAGATGTACCGAGACCTCTTCCAGCAGGGGCCCTGA
- the Smox gene encoding spermine oxidase isoform X4, producing the protein MQSCESSGDSADDPLSRGLRRRGQPRVVVIGAGLAGLAAARALLEQGFTDVTVLEASSHIGGRVQSVRLGDATFELGATWIHGSHGNPIYQLAEANGLLEETTDGERSVGRISLYSKNGVACYLTNRGRRIPKDVVEEFSDLYNEVYNLTQEFFRHGKPVNAESQNSVGVFTREKVRNRIRDDPDDTEATKRLKLAMIQQYLKGTPIYQNLGESCAQPGAATHTSGVPIPTHRWAPVGRMWRS; encoded by the exons ATGCAAAGTTGTGAATCCAGTGGCGACAGTGCGGATGACCCTCTCAGTCGTGGCCTACGGAGAAGGGGACAGCCTCGTGTGGTGGTGATCGGTGCTGGCTTGGCTGGCCTGGCTGCAGCTAGAGCACTTCTGGAGCAGGGCTTCACGGATGTCACTGTGCTTGAGGCTTCCAGCCACATTGGGGGCCGTGTGCAGAGTGTGAGACTCG GAGACGCCACCTTTGAGCTGGGAGCCACCTGGATCCATGGATCCCACGGGAATCCCATCTATCAACTAGCAGAAGCCAATGGCCTTTTGGAAGAGACAACGGATGGGGAGCGCAGTGTGGGCCGCATCAGCCTCTACTCCAAGAATGGCGTGGCCTGCTACCTTACCAACCGTGGCCGCCGCATCCCCAAGGACGTGGTTGAGGAATTCAGCGATTTATACAACGAG GTCTATAACTTGACCCAGGAGTTCTTCCGGCATGGTAAACCAGTCAACGCTGAGAGTCAGAACAGCGTCGGGGTGTTCACCCGGGAGAAGGTGCGGAATCGCATCAGGGATGACCCTGACGACACAGAGGCCACCAAGCGCCTGAAGCTCGCCATGATCCAGCAGTACCTGAAG GGAACCCCAATATACCAAAACCTAGGCGAATCCTGCGCTCAGCCTGGGGCAGCAACCCATACTTCCGGGGTTCCTATTCCTACACACAGGTGGGCTCCAGTGGGGCGGATGTGGAGAAGCTAG